The genomic DNA AATGTTCGAGAGGGCAAATAAACAGCCTTCTCAAACATTCTTTGCTTATTCTACGGATGTAAATTTTTTTAGTGAGGTATATCCACTAGCGAAACATATTCACTAGTGGAATTTTCACTTTAGCGTGCTTTGTTTTGTTTGGCAAGGAAAAAGCGTTTTACTTTGTTATTTGTATGACGAACAGGTATGTTATGTTGCGTTAATAAATGAATAAATGCAGCTTTTCCTGTTTCTTCATCTTGCACTTCAAATTCAATTTCATAATCATCGTGATTGTAATAGAAACTATGATCAAAGACAAGCGTTCCGCCTTTAAATAATGCTTCGGCTCTTTCAGTTGTTAAACTACCCATATAAGTTAAAGTGGAAACAGGAATTTGTAATTTGTGTAGTTGATCCATTACAGCCCCTGGAATGATTACGTTTGTTTCCATCATCATTCTTGCTGCGTCTTCTGTTACGACTTGATGCGTTTCTAACAAGCCGACTTCTGCAGGTTGTTTCAATGTTAATGTATAAATTTCTCCTTTATGACGAATACGAAGTGCAGAGCCGGCTTCTTTTAACGAGAAGCCCGGTGTTTCAAAGTAGTGATTCACCTGTTTCGTAAATGCTTCAATAGAGAATGATTTACATAATGTATCGAATTCTTCTTCTGTAACAATATTTTTAAATTCAATTTCAATTTCTTGTGTCATTGTATGCGCGCTCCTTTTAAAAAATAATTCTTTACACATTATCGCTTTTTCATAAATTTGGTTCAATGTTTTATTTGTTTGCGTCCATGTTATGATACAATAATACTGTTAAGTAAGACAGGAAGTTGAGATGGAGGAGTTAGAGCATGCAAAATAAAATTCAAGTTAAGAGCGTAGAAAAGAGAGAGAATGCGCTTATTTTTTGTGCGGAAAATAATGAAATAGAGGTAAAGGAGTTAAGTGCGCGTAATCACGTACTTGTAGACTCAGACAATTTATCATTTTTATATATTTTAGAAAACGAATCATCTTTCATTTATGTAAGTATTCCGCACACATGCTGGGAAGCAATGCATGAAGCGATGAATAACGATATAGTAATGTTCGTTCGTGTGAATGACGTTGAAATGGAATTAGAAAATTTAAAAGAAGAAGTAGAATATTTAGTTGAAAATATTGAAGGTAATGCAAATTACGGAGAAGAACTAGTAACTGCTGTAGAAAAAGTATTTCTATAAGCAAATGGATTGATTTTGGTGGTGGTTGAAATGAATCGAAATTGGGAAGAATTTTTAGCACCTTACCATCAAGCGGTGGCAGAGCTGAAAGTGAAACTAAAAGGAATGCGTACTCAATTTGCAATGTTGACAGAGCATTCTCCAATTGAGTTTGTAACAGGAAGGGTAAAGTCGGTTGCTAGTATTATTGATAAAGCGGAGAAGAGAAATGTACCGCTAGATCGGCTGAGAGAAGATATGCAAGACATCGCGGGCCTTCGAATGATGTGTCAATTTGTTGATGAGATTAAGCCTGTTGTAGAATATCTTCGAAAACGAAATGACTTTGAAATCGTGGAAGAACGTGATTATGTCACGCAAAAGAAAGATAGCGGCTATCGCTCTTATCACGTTGTCATTAGTTACCCCGTTCAAACGATTCAGGGAGAAAAAAAAGTATTGGTAGAAATCCAAATACGCACGTTAGCAATGAACTTTTGGGCAACAATTGAGCATTCTTTAAATTATAAATATAGTGGACGTTTTCCTGAAGATATTAAAATACGCTTGCAACGTGCAGCG from Bacillus cereus G9842 includes the following:
- a CDS encoding CYTH domain-containing protein, encoding MTQEIEIEFKNIVTEEEFDTLCKSFSIEAFTKQVNHYFETPGFSLKEAGSALRIRHKGEIYTLTLKQPAEVGLLETHQVVTEDAARMMMETNVIIPGAVMDQLHKLQIPVSTLTYMGSLTTERAEALFKGGTLVFDHSFYYNHDDYEIEFEVQDEETGKAAFIHLLTQHNIPVRHTNNKVKRFFLAKQNKAR
- a CDS encoding GTP pyrophosphokinase, which encodes MNRNWEEFLAPYHQAVAELKVKLKGMRTQFAMLTEHSPIEFVTGRVKSVASIIDKAEKRNVPLDRLREDMQDIAGLRMMCQFVDEIKPVVEYLRKRNDFEIVEERDYVTQKKDSGYRSYHVVISYPVQTIQGEKKVLVEIQIRTLAMNFWATIEHSLNYKYSGRFPEDIKIRLQRAAEAAFLLDEEMSSIRLEIQEAQKAFSRKQETKDSES